A single Blastococcus colisei DNA region contains:
- a CDS encoding SDR family NAD(P)-dependent oxidoreductase has product MKLSGKACIVTGGASGIGRAAAIAFAREGARVTVADFNGPGGEETVETIRTSGGEAIFVKTDVAQEDDCRRVVEATVDAFGRLDVLFNNAGINPMEGSVVDMSVEDWRRVLAVNVDSIFFCSRFAIPQMRRNGGGRIINTASPASFKGWPGNAAYITSKGAVLSLTRAMAMDLAKDGIRVNALVPGLITTGIGRDFLAAQADPAAVAASNPMGRPGEPEEVAPLVVYLASDDCVFSTGSPFFVDGGELSGVA; this is encoded by the coding sequence ATGAAGTTGAGCGGGAAGGCATGCATCGTCACCGGGGGGGCATCGGGGATCGGTCGCGCGGCGGCGATCGCTTTCGCCCGTGAGGGCGCCCGGGTCACCGTGGCGGATTTCAACGGGCCCGGCGGGGAAGAAACCGTCGAGACCATCCGGACGAGCGGCGGCGAGGCCATCTTCGTCAAGACCGACGTCGCGCAGGAGGACGACTGCCGCCGCGTGGTCGAGGCCACGGTCGACGCGTTCGGCCGCCTGGACGTCTTGTTCAACAACGCCGGCATCAACCCCATGGAGGGGAGCGTCGTCGACATGAGCGTGGAGGACTGGCGGCGTGTCCTCGCGGTCAACGTCGACAGCATCTTCTTCTGCTCCCGCTTCGCCATCCCACAGATGCGTCGCAACGGCGGGGGCCGAATCATCAACACCGCCTCCCCGGCGTCCTTCAAGGGCTGGCCCGGAAATGCTGCGTACATCACCTCCAAGGGGGCCGTCCTGTCGCTCACCCGGGCGATGGCGATGGACCTGGCCAAGGACGGCATCCGCGTCAACGCCCTGGTGCCCGGCCTGATCACGACCGGCATCGGGCGCGACTTCCTCGCTGCCCAGGCCGATCCCGCCGCCGTGGCGGCGAGCAACCCGATGGGCCGTCCAGGGGAGCCGGAGGAGGTCGCGCCGCTCGTGGTCTACCTCGCCTCGGACGACTGCGTCTTCTCCACCGGATCCCCCTTCTTTGTCGACGGCGGGGAGCTGTCCGGCGTCGCCTGA
- a CDS encoding SMP-30/gluconolactonase/LRE family protein, with protein sequence MTSPPGDGLAHLVEPDAAVERVAKDCIFTEGPIWLPDGSLLFSDIPANRLMRWHPEEGQGVVAEPNAKGNGMTLDNEGRLIVCEHATSTVTRGTPGGTRTPIASHWQGKELNSPNDVIVASDGSVIFTDPTFGRVMDSVGVVRDVQQEIQGVYRVHPDGGELELLVDDMAQPNGLCLSTDESLLYVGDTARAHIRVFEMTGDRPLGRGRVFADGITWTEDGDDGYVDGMKVDEYGNVYVTGPGGVWVYTPDGTRLGTIEVPEQVANLNWGDADWCSLYLTANTSVYRIRMQVAGHRLGYMR encoded by the coding sequence ATGACAAGCCCCCCCGGAGATGGTCTCGCCCACCTCGTGGAACCCGACGCCGCGGTCGAACGCGTCGCGAAGGACTGCATCTTCACCGAGGGACCGATCTGGTTGCCCGACGGCTCCCTCTTGTTCAGCGATATCCCGGCGAACCGGCTCATGCGTTGGCACCCCGAGGAAGGGCAAGGCGTGGTGGCCGAGCCCAACGCCAAGGGCAACGGCATGACCCTCGACAACGAGGGCCGGCTGATCGTGTGCGAGCACGCCACCAGCACAGTCACGCGGGGGACTCCGGGTGGGACGCGGACGCCCATCGCCTCGCACTGGCAGGGCAAGGAGCTCAACAGCCCCAACGACGTCATCGTCGCGTCGGACGGCTCCGTGATCTTCACCGACCCGACCTTCGGACGGGTGATGGATTCCGTCGGCGTGGTCCGCGACGTTCAGCAGGAGATCCAGGGTGTGTACCGGGTCCACCCCGACGGCGGCGAACTCGAGCTCCTGGTCGACGACATGGCGCAGCCCAACGGGCTCTGCCTCTCCACGGACGAGTCGCTGCTCTACGTCGGCGACACGGCCCGGGCGCACATCCGAGTGTTCGAGATGACCGGCGACCGCCCGCTCGGCCGGGGGCGCGTCTTCGCCGACGGCATCACCTGGACCGAGGACGGCGACGACGGCTATGTCGACGGCATGAAGGTCGACGAGTACGGCAACGTCTACGTCACCGGTCCCGGTGGCGTCTGGGTCTACACGCCAGACGGGACCCGGCTGGGGACCATCGAGGTGCCCGAGCAGGTCGCCAACCTCAACTGGGGTGACGCTGACTGGTGCTCGCTGTACCTGACGGCTAACACCTCCGTCTACCGGATCCGGATGCAGGTCGCCGGTCACCGCCTCGGGTACATGCGATGA
- the eda gene encoding bifunctional 4-hydroxy-2-oxoglutarate aldolase/2-dehydro-3-deoxy-phosphogluconate aldolase, whose protein sequence is MTSVDAAVRTGADARYAVPSSIVDRLARLRVVPVAVVHEVAHAEPLAEALVAGGLPCVEVTMRTEHAERVLGRMAERTDLLVGAGTVIRPDQVERVVAAGARFVVTPGFSPSVVSACREAGVPVIPGVATATEILMALDAGLDLVKFFPAEASGGLKALSALSGPFGAVRFIPTGGVTPENIEGYLGHRAVLAVGGTWLAAPALLAAEDFAAIEQRTREAVLRVASLTSAHRSGEA, encoded by the coding sequence ATGACTTCGGTGGATGCGGCCGTGCGCACCGGCGCGGACGCGAGATACGCGGTGCCGTCCTCGATCGTCGACCGCCTGGCGCGGCTGCGGGTCGTCCCCGTAGCGGTCGTCCACGAGGTCGCCCACGCTGAGCCCCTGGCGGAGGCGCTGGTCGCCGGTGGCCTGCCCTGCGTCGAGGTCACCATGCGCACCGAGCATGCCGAGCGCGTCCTCGGGCGGATGGCGGAGCGGACCGATCTCCTCGTCGGCGCCGGGACCGTGATCCGGCCGGACCAGGTAGAGCGCGTGGTCGCTGCCGGCGCCAGGTTCGTCGTCACGCCCGGGTTCAGCCCGTCCGTCGTCTCCGCGTGCCGGGAGGCCGGCGTCCCGGTGATCCCGGGTGTCGCCACCGCGACCGAGATCCTGATGGCCCTCGACGCCGGGCTCGACCTGGTCAAGTTCTTCCCGGCGGAGGCGTCCGGCGGCCTCAAGGCGCTGTCGGCCTTGAGTGGCCCCTTCGGCGCGGTCCGGTTCATCCCGACCGGCGGGGTGACTCCGGAAAACATCGAGGGCTACCTCGGGCACCGCGCCGTCCTGGCCGTGGGCGGCACGTGGCTGGCCGCTCCCGCCCTGCTGGCCGCTGAAGATTTCGCGGCCATCGAGCAACGGACGCGTGAGGCCGTCCTACGCGTCGCTTCCCTCACTTCCGCCCACCGGTCAGGAGAGGCCTGA
- a CDS encoding sugar kinase produces MSQLTFRPREACRYDVVSLGEIMLRLDPGDLRIRTARSFRAWEGGGEYNVARGLRRCFGLRTAIVTALADNEVGRLIEDLILQGDVETEHIRWVPYDGCGRTVRNGLNFTERGFGVRGALGMSDRGHTAASAMRKGDVDWDRIFGSLGARWFHTGGIYAGLSDTTPDVIEEAMAAAKRHGTVISYDLNYRPSLWKSYGGLERAQEVNRRLAPYVDVMIGNEEDFTAALGFEVPNTDASLSALEVENFAKMVSAVSATYPNFRVVATTLRTVRTASVNDWSALAWADGEIIESVSRPGLDILDRVGGGDSFAAGLIYGMLEKSDIRAAVEYGAAHGALAMTTPGDTSMANLAEVEALVSGAGARVQR; encoded by the coding sequence ATGTCCCAGCTCACGTTCCGTCCACGCGAGGCATGCCGCTACGACGTCGTCTCTCTGGGAGAGATCATGCTGCGCCTCGACCCGGGAGACCTGCGCATCCGCACCGCACGTTCCTTCCGGGCGTGGGAGGGCGGGGGAGAGTACAACGTCGCGCGCGGTCTGCGGCGATGCTTCGGCCTTCGCACCGCCATCGTGACTGCGCTTGCGGACAACGAGGTCGGTCGCCTGATCGAGGACCTCATCCTCCAGGGCGACGTGGAGACCGAGCACATTCGCTGGGTGCCCTACGACGGCTGTGGCCGCACGGTGCGCAACGGGCTGAACTTCACCGAGCGCGGGTTCGGGGTTCGGGGAGCCCTCGGCATGTCCGACCGCGGCCACACCGCCGCCAGCGCGATGCGAAAGGGAGATGTGGACTGGGACCGCATCTTCGGCAGCCTCGGGGCCCGCTGGTTCCACACCGGCGGGATCTACGCCGGTCTCTCCGACACCACTCCCGACGTCATCGAGGAAGCAATGGCGGCCGCCAAGCGACACGGGACGGTCATCTCCTACGACCTCAACTACCGGCCGAGCTTGTGGAAGAGCTACGGCGGCCTGGAGCGGGCCCAAGAGGTCAACCGCCGGCTGGCGCCCTACGTCGACGTGATGATCGGCAATGAGGAGGACTTCACCGCGGCCCTCGGTTTCGAGGTGCCCAACACCGACGCAAGCCTCAGCGCCCTGGAGGTCGAGAACTTCGCGAAGATGGTGTCGGCGGTCTCCGCCACCTACCCGAACTTCAGGGTGGTGGCGACCACCCTGCGCACCGTCCGGACCGCGTCTGTGAACGACTGGAGTGCACTGGCCTGGGCGGACGGGGAGATCATCGAGTCGGTTTCCCGACCCGGCCTGGACATCCTCGACCGGGTCGGCGGTGGCGACAGCTTCGCCGCCGGCCTGATCTACGGGATGCTGGAGAAGTCGGACATCCGGGCAGCAGTCGAGTACGGAGCGGCTCACGGTGCCCTCGCGATGACCACGCCCGGGGACACGTCGATGGCAAACCTCGCCGAGGTAGAAGCGCTGGTCAGCGGGGCGGGCGCCCGTGTTCAGCGATGA
- a CDS encoding IclR family transcriptional regulator, with product MTQIDDSGPPSAIDRALDLLTIAITARRPLTLADLAAEAGIPKPTAHRILRLLVARGLLRQTDDRSYCLGPKMFALSGKALSQLDYPSEAGEGLRWLQARTPDAIHFAAMTGGVPVYVAKIEGRRPYRMASTIGTSLPVHCTSIGKAILAFMTPDRAEPYLRSSLVRRTPHTITSARTLKQQLVEIRARGFAIDDEENEENVRCVGAPVFDARGGVIGGVSVSSAIFDLSLDEALELGPSVLTAALKISTSLGAPREAIESLAALAEPMRQDGLASAENG from the coding sequence ATGACGCAGATCGACGATTCGGGTCCACCCAGCGCAATCGACCGCGCGCTGGATCTCCTGACCATCGCCATCACCGCCCGTCGCCCGCTGACGTTGGCGGACCTCGCCGCCGAGGCCGGGATCCCCAAGCCGACCGCTCACCGAATTCTGCGGCTCCTGGTGGCACGCGGGTTGCTCCGTCAGACCGACGACCGGTCCTACTGCCTCGGTCCGAAGATGTTCGCACTGTCGGGGAAGGCGCTCTCCCAGCTGGACTACCCATCCGAGGCGGGAGAAGGACTGCGCTGGCTTCAGGCCAGAACCCCGGACGCCATCCACTTCGCGGCGATGACCGGCGGGGTGCCCGTCTACGTGGCGAAGATCGAAGGCCGCCGGCCCTACCGCATGGCCTCGACCATCGGGACGTCGCTCCCCGTTCACTGCACGTCGATCGGCAAGGCGATTCTCGCGTTCATGACTCCGGACCGGGCCGAGCCCTACCTGCGGTCGTCGCTGGTCCGGCGGACACCGCACACGATCACTTCGGCCCGCACGCTCAAGCAGCAACTCGTGGAGATTCGCGCCCGGGGCTTCGCGATCGACGACGAGGAGAACGAGGAGAACGTCCGCTGTGTCGGAGCCCCGGTGTTCGACGCGCGGGGCGGCGTCATCGGTGGTGTCAGCGTCTCCTCGGCCATCTTCGACCTCAGCCTCGACGAGGCGCTCGAGCTGGGGCCGTCGGTCCTGACCGCCGCGCTGAAGATCTCCACCTCTCTGGGCGCACCTCGTGAGGCCATCGAGAGCCTGGCGGCTCTCGCAGAGCCGATGCGGCAGGACGGCCTGGCCTCCGCCGAGAACGGGTGA
- a CDS encoding substrate-binding domain-containing protein has translation MNRATRMKAIGAVGAGLLSLVVGCGRGEDAQATGEGSGDGNCTVAFSQESLAFEWMVENSRDMQAAVEGAGCEFIQADAEGDPAKQLQDVRDLLSRQPDLLVVRPVTFEPLAPVPGLAEEAGVPLIVVDRALPGTPGEGQYKAFLTIDFVETGRLVAESVVRGMTELNGSATGRIVHITGTSGASPVLDEQEGIDEVLAENAGIEEVAQCDGNYSREPGRQCMEDLLQRFGAGEIDGVIADNDEMALGAIAAIKAAGRDELLGWIWGKDAQRSGLEAILAGEMRMTISTPPQFGELTMETWQQVQDDTLTETTQLLPKTVYEADSDQGRQAIEERIAELTELGIDCC, from the coding sequence ATGAACCGAGCAACACGAATGAAGGCGATCGGCGCGGTCGGCGCCGGCCTGCTGTCCCTCGTCGTCGGCTGTGGCCGCGGGGAGGACGCTCAGGCCACCGGTGAGGGCTCCGGCGACGGGAACTGCACAGTTGCCTTCTCGCAGGAGTCGCTGGCCTTCGAGTGGATGGTCGAGAACTCGCGTGACATGCAGGCCGCGGTCGAGGGCGCCGGCTGCGAGTTCATCCAGGCGGATGCCGAAGGAGACCCGGCCAAGCAGCTGCAGGACGTGCGAGACCTCCTGTCGCGCCAGCCCGACCTCCTCGTCGTGCGGCCGGTGACCTTCGAGCCGCTGGCCCCGGTCCCCGGGCTGGCCGAGGAGGCCGGTGTGCCGCTGATCGTGGTGGACCGCGCCCTGCCCGGCACGCCGGGGGAGGGCCAGTACAAGGCCTTTCTGACCATCGACTTCGTCGAGACCGGTCGGCTGGTGGCCGAAAGCGTGGTTCGCGGCATGACCGAACTGAACGGCTCGGCGACCGGCCGCATCGTGCACATCACCGGCACGTCGGGCGCGTCCCCCGTCCTGGACGAGCAGGAGGGCATCGACGAGGTGCTCGCGGAGAACGCGGGCATCGAGGAGGTCGCCCAGTGCGACGGCAACTACTCCCGCGAGCCGGGGCGACAGTGCATGGAGGACCTCCTCCAGCGCTTCGGCGCCGGTGAGATCGACGGCGTGATCGCGGACAACGATGAGATGGCCCTGGGCGCGATCGCGGCGATCAAGGCCGCCGGCCGTGACGAGCTCCTCGGCTGGATCTGGGGCAAGGACGCCCAGCGCAGCGGCCTCGAGGCGATCCTCGCCGGCGAAATGCGGATGACGATCTCGACGCCGCCTCAGTTCGGTGAGCTGACGATGGAGACCTGGCAGCAGGTGCAGGACGACACCCTCACCGAGACGACCCAGCTCCTGCCCAAGACTGTCTACGAGGCCGACTCCGACCAGGGGAGGCAGGCAATCGAGGAGCGCATCGCCGAGCTGACCGAACTCGGCATCGACTGCTGCTGA
- a CDS encoding sugar ABC transporter ATP-binding protein, producing MTDDVLVRMTGITKSYPGVAALRGVDFDLRAGEVHCLIGENGAGKSTLIRMLTGAEHPDQGVITIDGQEYAGLRPALAHRLGVSAIYQETDLVPQLTVAENVFLGHEPRTRSGALDRAGMRRETRRVLDELGVTLPLDAPVSELTAANAQLVQIAKALSRKTRVLIMDEPGAVLSSHELEALFEIVGGLRSRGMGIVYISHRLEELIRIGDRVTVMRDGQWVQTRMVNDTSVPDIIRAMVGRELSDQYTKTAVVGDDVVLSVRALTRRGHFEDVSFDLRRGEVLGLAGLVGAGRSELLNCIFGAVPADSGAVILNGSPLRAKTPRQAIDAGIGLVPEDRRGAGLILSRSVQENLTLPSLGRLSRGMVVRAREVAAVCRRYVEDLRIRTPSAAQPVRFLSGGNQQKVVLGKWLACGTSVLLLDEPTAGVDVGAKSEIYALMDRLAAEGISILMASSELPEVLGMSDRVLVMAEGRVTCELSREEATQEVIMSHAVPRSAAIAS from the coding sequence GTGACTGACGACGTCCTGGTCCGGATGACCGGAATCACCAAGAGCTATCCCGGTGTCGCTGCCCTGCGTGGGGTCGACTTCGACCTACGCGCCGGAGAGGTCCACTGCCTCATCGGCGAGAACGGCGCCGGCAAGTCCACGCTCATCCGGATGCTCACCGGCGCCGAGCATCCGGACCAGGGCGTCATCACGATCGACGGTCAGGAGTACGCCGGCCTCCGGCCGGCCCTGGCGCACCGGCTGGGGGTGTCGGCCATCTACCAGGAGACCGACCTCGTTCCGCAGCTGACCGTGGCCGAGAACGTCTTTCTCGGCCACGAACCCCGCACTCGCTCCGGCGCCCTCGACCGGGCCGGCATGCGGCGGGAGACCCGGCGCGTCCTCGACGAGCTGGGGGTGACTCTGCCCCTCGATGCACCGGTCAGCGAACTGACCGCGGCCAACGCACAGCTGGTGCAAATCGCGAAGGCCCTGTCGCGGAAGACCCGGGTGCTCATCATGGACGAGCCCGGAGCTGTGCTGAGCAGCCACGAGCTCGAGGCCCTGTTCGAGATCGTGGGGGGCCTGCGTTCCCGGGGAATGGGGATCGTGTACATCTCGCACCGGCTCGAGGAGCTCATCCGCATCGGCGACCGGGTCACGGTGATGCGCGACGGCCAATGGGTCCAGACCCGCATGGTCAACGACACCTCGGTGCCGGACATCATCCGCGCGATGGTCGGCCGGGAGCTGAGCGACCAGTACACGAAGACGGCGGTCGTGGGCGACGATGTCGTTCTGTCCGTGCGCGCCCTCACGCGGCGCGGCCACTTCGAAGACGTCAGTTTCGACCTCCGGCGCGGCGAGGTGCTCGGGCTGGCCGGGCTGGTCGGCGCCGGTCGTAGCGAGCTGCTCAACTGCATCTTCGGGGCGGTGCCCGCCGACAGCGGGGCCGTGATTCTGAACGGATCACCCCTGCGGGCCAAGACTCCACGGCAGGCCATCGACGCCGGGATCGGCCTGGTGCCCGAGGACCGGCGGGGCGCTGGGCTGATCCTGTCCCGTTCAGTTCAGGAGAACCTCACCCTGCCCTCCCTGGGGCGGCTGTCCCGCGGCATGGTCGTGCGTGCCAGGGAGGTCGCGGCGGTGTGCCGTCGCTACGTGGAGGACCTGCGCATCAGGACGCCCTCCGCCGCGCAGCCCGTTCGGTTCCTGAGCGGCGGGAACCAGCAGAAGGTCGTGCTTGGGAAGTGGTTGGCCTGCGGTACGTCGGTCCTGTTGCTCGACGAGCCCACGGCCGGGGTCGACGTGGGTGCAAAGAGCGAGATCTATGCGCTGATGGACCGGCTGGCCGCCGAGGGGATCTCGATCCTCATGGCGTCCTCCGAGCTGCCCGAGGTGCTCGGGATGAGTGATCGGGTGCTGGTCATGGCCGAGGGGCGGGTGACCTGCGAATTGTCCAGAGAAGAAGCCACCCAAGAGGTAATCATGAGCCACGCAGTGCCCAGGTCGGCGGCGATCGCGTCATGA
- a CDS encoding ABC transporter permease: MEILFLAMVLTGFIVSPNFLTSFNLQGLLSQAAVLGVLAIGQYVVIVAGGFDLSVGAVAAVSSIVVASTLDGMGLLGVLVALGSGAALGLLSGFAVTVGRIPPIVATLGVMGIAQGVAFTISNRGIVITDPTFMKLNSTSFGFVPLLFVIWAVLVAVVFAFLKLTGTGLHFFAVGGNADSARLAGVSVARVQMTAFALSGLLAGAAGVLFAARASSGLPGLGVGWELDTIAAVVIGGVSLYGGSGNLIKAMIGVLTYLMITNVMNLGDVDSYLQSVLKGLLILAAVAVPAVLRRRNHLVGRTS; the protein is encoded by the coding sequence GTGGAGATCCTGTTTCTCGCGATGGTGCTCACGGGCTTCATCGTCAGCCCGAACTTCCTGACCTCGTTCAACCTGCAAGGGCTGCTGAGCCAGGCCGCGGTGCTGGGAGTTCTGGCGATCGGCCAGTACGTGGTCATCGTCGCCGGCGGTTTCGACCTCTCGGTGGGCGCCGTGGCGGCGGTGAGCTCCATAGTCGTCGCCTCCACCCTTGACGGCATGGGCCTGCTCGGCGTCCTCGTGGCGCTCGGAAGCGGCGCGGCACTGGGTCTGCTCAGCGGGTTCGCGGTCACCGTCGGCCGGATCCCGCCCATCGTCGCGACGCTCGGTGTCATGGGAATCGCCCAGGGGGTGGCCTTCACGATCTCCAACCGGGGCATCGTGATCACCGACCCCACCTTCATGAAGCTCAACAGCACCTCTTTTGGATTCGTGCCGCTCCTGTTCGTCATCTGGGCAGTGCTCGTCGCGGTAGTTTTCGCGTTCCTGAAGCTGACCGGGACGGGGCTGCACTTCTTCGCCGTCGGCGGCAATGCCGACAGCGCCCGGCTGGCCGGCGTCTCGGTCGCCCGGGTGCAAATGACGGCCTTCGCCCTGTCCGGGCTGCTGGCCGGAGCGGCGGGTGTCCTCTTCGCCGCACGCGCCAGCAGCGGCCTACCCGGGCTCGGCGTCGGCTGGGAGCTGGACACCATCGCCGCCGTCGTCATCGGCGGGGTCAGCCTGTACGGCGGCTCCGGCAACTTGATCAAGGCCATGATCGGCGTCCTCACCTACCTCATGATCACGAACGTCATGAACCTCGGGGACGTCGACTCGTACCTGCAGAGCGTCCTGAAGGGCCTGCTGATCCTGGCGGCCGTGGCCGTCCCGGCCGTGCTCCGGCGCCGCAACCACCTGGTGGGGAGGACTTCGTGA
- a CDS encoding ABC transporter permease, which yields MTVSKSVARPAADEASQPGRGNANRRRLPGGAMVWVLVALILAAIVLSKGVFVRPSNLTTVLYQISVVGVLAMAQAFAVISKGLDLSLGATAILAALVIGDSSSADPQFLPHLPLPLAIVAGLVVGLVVGVVNGVIAGRTPVPPFIITLSTYLVIVGVTFMITQGAPVTQPDQLLKDLGDARVWILPVPVLLWFALIVVGHLVLSRTKQGAMLYSVGGNETAARLSGVPVARIKMFVYGAAGVFAAAAGLLFLARTGSVSPSAGSEFMLMSLAAVVVGGIPLSGGQGKIKDVVLGVLILGIAGNLMNLMLISPYLQMAVQGAIILLAVGANQRLAHGRGQ from the coding sequence GTGACCGTCTCGAAGAGCGTGGCGCGGCCGGCCGCCGATGAGGCGTCGCAGCCGGGCCGGGGGAACGCGAACCGTCGGCGGCTGCCCGGCGGCGCGATGGTGTGGGTGCTCGTGGCGCTCATCCTGGCGGCCATCGTGCTCAGCAAGGGTGTCTTTGTGCGGCCGAGCAACCTGACGACCGTGCTGTACCAGATCTCCGTCGTGGGTGTTCTGGCCATGGCCCAGGCGTTCGCAGTGATCAGCAAGGGGCTCGACCTCTCCCTCGGGGCGACCGCGATTCTCGCCGCGCTGGTCATCGGCGACAGCAGCTCGGCCGATCCGCAGTTCCTGCCGCACCTGCCGTTGCCGTTGGCCATCGTCGCCGGTCTGGTGGTCGGCCTGGTGGTCGGCGTGGTGAACGGCGTGATTGCCGGCCGAACCCCGGTTCCGCCGTTCATCATCACGCTCTCGACATACCTGGTGATCGTCGGCGTGACCTTCATGATCACGCAGGGGGCCCCGGTGACTCAGCCGGACCAGCTCTTGAAGGATCTCGGGGACGCGAGGGTCTGGATCCTGCCGGTGCCCGTGCTCCTGTGGTTCGCGCTGATCGTGGTCGGCCACCTTGTGCTCAGCCGTACCAAGCAAGGAGCGATGCTGTACTCCGTGGGCGGCAACGAGACCGCTGCTCGGCTGTCGGGTGTCCCGGTGGCGCGGATCAAGATGTTCGTCTACGGGGCGGCCGGGGTCTTCGCCGCTGCGGCGGGCCTGCTCTTCCTCGCCCGTACGGGAAGCGTGAGCCCGTCCGCCGGGAGCGAGTTCATGCTGATGTCGCTCGCCGCGGTGGTCGTCGGCGGGATCCCGCTCAGCGGTGGCCAGGGCAAGATCAAGGACGTCGTGCTAGGCGTGCTGATCCTCGGCATCGCCGGCAACTTGATGAACCTCATGCTGATCTCGCCCTACCTGCAGATGGCGGTCCAGGGCGCGATCATCCTGCTCGCCGTCGGCGCCAACCAGCGCCTCGCCCACGGGCGCGGCCAGTAG
- a CDS encoding SDR family NAD(P)-dependent oxidoreductase: MTGAAQGIGAHIAEGLAREGARVAVTDIQPTDPVVESIRANGGTAVGIHLDVTSEVGVADAFARVEELWGPVDILVNNAALGTPVALVRDLELDAWERTLKVNLTGTMLCTRAALRQMTGRPGSTVINIASNVAKRGLPHRSAYVASKWAVLGLTQTLALETALDGIRVNTVCPGPVETPHLDEVMRGHAEAEGTTVEGIAEQWRTSAPIGRFIDAREVVDVCLFLASDASSALTGEAINVSGGLVMS, translated from the coding sequence GTGACGGGCGCCGCCCAGGGCATTGGCGCGCACATCGCCGAGGGCCTGGCCCGCGAAGGTGCACGGGTCGCCGTGACCGACATCCAGCCGACGGATCCTGTCGTCGAGTCGATTCGCGCGAACGGCGGTACCGCCGTCGGAATCCACCTCGACGTCACGTCGGAGGTCGGTGTCGCCGACGCCTTCGCCCGGGTCGAGGAGCTGTGGGGCCCGGTCGACATCCTGGTGAACAACGCCGCACTGGGCACTCCGGTCGCGCTGGTGCGCGACCTCGAGCTCGACGCCTGGGAGCGCACCCTCAAGGTCAACCTGACCGGCACGATGCTCTGCACCCGCGCGGCACTGCGGCAGATGACCGGCCGCCCGGGGAGCACGGTCATCAACATCGCCTCGAACGTGGCCAAGCGCGGCCTGCCGCACCGCTCGGCCTACGTCGCAAGCAAGTGGGCGGTGCTCGGGCTGACGCAGACCCTTGCCCTGGAGACGGCCCTGGACGGTATCCGGGTGAACACCGTCTGTCCCGGGCCGGTCGAAACCCCGCACCTCGACGAGGTGATGCGCGGTCACGCCGAGGCCGAGGGGACGACGGTGGAGGGCATCGCCGAGCAGTGGCGGACGTCGGCGCCCATTGGGCGCTTCATCGACGCCCGCGAGGTCGTCGATGTCTGCCTCTTCCTCGCCTCCGACGCGTCCTCGGCACTCACGGGCGAGGCGATCAACGTCAGCGGCGGCCTCGTCATGAGCTGA
- a CDS encoding type 1 glutamine amidotransferase domain-containing protein, whose protein sequence is MSLEGKTIALLIEDDYQILEAWYPALRLQAAGATVRVVGSGTKGCYASKEGYPMAADCAAADVRAEDFDAVVVPGGFAPDNMRLHPEMVDLVRGVHDAGRLTAAICHGGWMLVSAGALKGRRATGYLPIRDDVVNAGGTWVDEAVVEDGNVITSRTPADLPQFAEALVAYLSRADG, encoded by the coding sequence ATGAGCCTGGAAGGCAAGACCATCGCACTGCTGATCGAGGACGACTACCAGATCCTCGAGGCGTGGTATCCCGCGCTGCGGTTGCAGGCCGCCGGAGCAACGGTGCGCGTGGTCGGCAGCGGGACCAAGGGGTGCTACGCGAGCAAGGAGGGCTACCCGATGGCGGCCGACTGCGCGGCGGCCGACGTCCGGGCGGAGGATTTCGACGCCGTCGTCGTCCCGGGCGGCTTCGCCCCGGACAACATGCGGCTGCACCCCGAGATGGTCGACCTGGTGCGCGGCGTGCACGACGCCGGCCGGCTGACCGCGGCGATCTGCCACGGTGGCTGGATGCTCGTCTCGGCGGGTGCGCTCAAGGGGCGCCGTGCGACTGGCTACCTGCCGATCCGCGACGACGTCGTCAACGCGGGCGGCACCTGGGTCGACGAGGCGGTGGTCGAGGACGGCAACGTCATCACGTCCCGAACGCCGGCCGACCTGCCGCAGTTCGCCGAGGCGCTCGTCGCCTACCTCTCGCGCGCCGACGGCTGA